CAATACTGCCCTATGTCATCCCCTATTATAAAACTTATCAAAAAAATTGTCAACCCTGCCTATGGAAACTCATTTAATTAATAATGAAAAGGCGCGATCGCCAAAGGTAAAAACGATACGGCTACCCACAACCAGCAACGGCAGGGGACTTCCGGCGGTGATTCCGTAGGGTCGAGCAGAGCATCGATCCGTTCCAGCAAGCGGTTGTCGGGGTAGGCACAGCTAAAGGCCGTACCGAGATTTTCCGTAGTTTCTGTATCGGGAAGGGAATGCTGCACCACTTGCAATAGCGATTCCGCTAGGGTGAGCGGATCCACCCGTTGGCTTGCCCAAGCATCGGCGCGAATTTCTCGCAACAGGAGCAACTCCTGCCAGAGCAACTCCGTATGCGGCAGCCAGGAACAGCAGCGGCGCATCCATCCCAACCAAAAGAACCAAAACGGGTCCCGGTAATATTCGTGACCCTGTTCGTGGGTTAAAACCGCGTGCAACCGCTCGCGATCGAGCAATGCCAGCATGCCGCGGCTAACCACCAGCGATCGCTGCCAGCATCCCACCAAAGCACTGTAGGCAATGGGCGTCTCTAACAAGCGAAACGAAATACCTTCCCAGACCTGTTGGGGATAGGTGTGTACCTTTTGCTGCAAATTCCAAGTTTGCCAAGCCAAGCAAACGAGCTGTCCCATGGCAAATATGAGAAATTCCCAAGCAAGAATATAGCTTACCCACCCAGCTTTACCCCAGACCATACCGCCCACCGGTCCCATCCAAACAATAGAAACCGCGGTCATAAACAGCAGCAAAGGGGGCAACAAAAAAGCTACCAAAGCACGTAAATGGCGTTGGGGGTAAGTTTGGGACTTACGGTTCTCAGCAGTTGCCTGCCAACTGTAGCCGTATCGCACCGCCAAAGAGATAGCCAAAACCATGGCGATCGCGCTTGCGTGCATGCTTAGTCCTCCCTCGCTTGTCGCTGTGCTTGTAACCGTTGGGCGATCGCTTGGATTTGTTCCAAACTAGCTTGGTCCAAACTATCGGCAAAAGCAGCTACCACATCGGGATTGCCCACAGCCAGAAACTCCTGTAGTTGCTGGTGGGCTTTGAGCATTTGTGCTTGGTGGCGGGAAACCGTGGGACTCCAGCGAAACGCCCGATTGGACGTATCGCAAACCAGCCAGCCCTTTTTCGTGAGGCGGCGCAACACCGTCATCACCGAAGCGTAAGCCAGTTCGCGGTCTGGGTCTTTGAGAATGCGGTCGTGGATTTGTTTGGCCGTTGCCCCATCCAAATCCCAAATAATCTGCATTATCTCCGTTTCCAGGGTGCCCAAGGAAAGTTGTTTGGGGCGATTTTCTGGTAAAGGAACCATGGGTGCAAAAGCGTTGTCGGTGGAACAATCAAAAATCAGAAACAACAAAACTTAAGGACAGTCGTCGCGATCGCGCTGCCTTTTCTTCTAGGATACCAAGCCAAGAACCATCCCTGCATCTCCTTTGAAACCTACCCCTAGCAAAATGCTTCTACAATTCGCACGATTCTCTGGGCCGCCAAACCATCCCCAAAGGGATTGGTAGCATTTGCCATAGCTGCATAAGCTTGCTCATCAGCCAATAAAGATTGCGCCGCCGCCAGGATACCATCGCTGTGGGTCCCCACCAACTTGGCCGTTCCCGCCGCGATCGCTTCCGAACGTTCCGTCGTCTCCCGCAACACCAGCACCGGCTTGCCCAAACTAGGGGCCTCCTCCTGCAAGCCTCCCGAATCTGTCAAAACCAAATAGCAACCCTGCATCGCCCCCACCAAAGCCTGATAATCCAACGGTTCCGTCAAAAAAATACGGGGATGGTCTTGCAAAGCTGCCCGCAGGGGGTCGCGAACCTGGGGATTGCGATGTAAGGGCAATAGCAAAGCCGTATCTGCGAAAGCATCGACAATCTGGCGCAAGCCTTGAGCAATTCCCCGTAACGTCTTTCCCCAACTTTCCCGCCGGTGAATCGTTGCCAACAAAACCCGATATCGCTGCCAATCCAACCCCGGTACCTCGCAGCGGGGATTTCCCTTCGCCACCGCCAGCAACGCATCGATGACCGTATTGCCCGTTTGGTGAATCCTGCCAACAACGCCCGAGTTGCGTAAATTATCCACAGCCAGTGCCGTAGGGGCAAAATGCAGCTGGGCAATTTGGGAAATCAAGCGGCGGTTGGCTTCTTCCGGGTAGGGATGAAATAAATTATTGGTACGCAACCCCGCCTCCACGTGAGCCACAGGAAATTTCTGGTAAAAAGCCGCCAAAGCCGCAGCAAAAGCCGTGGTTGTATCCCCCTGAACCAACACCAAATGCGGTTGAATTTTCGCAAACAGCGATTCCAACCCCGTCAGGCTGCGACAGGTGATATCCCCTAACGTCTGGGAGGCTTGCATAATTTCTAAATCGTAGTCGGCGTGCAGTTGAAACAGCTGCATCACCTGAGCTACCATTTCCTTATGCTGTCCGGTTAGAATCACATGGGGACAAAACTGGGGGGACCGTTGAAACGCAGCAATAACTGGTGCCAGCTTGATAGCTTCTGGGCGCGTTCCGAGAACGATACAAATGGGAAATGGCATAGGAAAGTTAAAATCTAGCCAATTGGGAAAGCGTGCAATGGACATAGAGCCAAACACTCTTATTTTAGCAAAATTGGGAACCCCAAAAACCACTCATTCCGTCATTAACCAACGGGAACCACGTTTTGGCAGCCATGGCACCATCAAGAATTCGCATTGCCCAGGATAAAGCTGATTTGGTCAAAGCCCTAACAGCGACCGATAGCAAAACCGGTTTGTTTTCTACCTATGCCGATGCGGTTTTGTTTGCAGCAGCTTTGGGAGTCAAGCGGGGCAAACGGGAACCCTTGCAAAGCATTTCCAAACGCGAACCGGGCCCCATCTCCCAAGATTATTTTGTCAATCGCGGTTACGATGCAATCGTGGATCTAATTGCCATTGGCGAAATCAAAGAAAAAGAGATTTTAGCCAATAGCAATCCGGACTCCCAAGCCCAACGCATACAGATTTTTGAAGAGTATGCCAATGGTGGGTTGGAAATTTTGCGCGACGAACTGAAAGGGGCGATCGATTATGCCGAGCAAATTCTGCTGATGATGGTTGGGGAACGGTTCCATACGGAGGAATCCGGACAAAAAAGTTTCGATCTAAGTCGTTTTTTATGATTTTTGTGATATTGGGCAGTAGGTTTGGCATCAATGGGTCACACCTTCAAGGGACAACATCCAAAGGGGATTCTCGATCGCCAGAAGGGGCACTACCATTCAAACCAGTCTCTGCGTTGGCGAGGTATCTGCCAATCGATTGTTGTGTTTTTTAACAATTTCCCGTCAAACCCAGGAGAAAATGATAAGCTAAAAAATAGCATCTTGTATGACATTGAAAATACACAAAGATTCGCGGAAGCCACCAGCAGCAGGAAAATCCAGCTATTTTCCTAGTCGTCTGTGTTGTGCTTTCGTGGTTTTACGTCGGTGCGTCGCTCATTTGTAGGCGTTCATCCTCACACTTTCTGCGTCGTCTACAAGCTTCTATTGCTCAATGTTAAATACCATCCTCTTGCGTAAAAGTCTGCTGAGACTTACGGCGATCCTGGCGGTTCTAAGCGTACCTTTTGCAGGTATGTCTGAAAGTGCCGCCTCACCTTCTGAAACCACAGAGACTCGTGGCTCTGAGTCCTCCATGGCCGAATCGTCAGTTCCTCAAGACCCTCTTGGCAGCCGCCATCCCATTCCCTGGCGCTGGATTATTAATACGCACCAAGAGGTGAGTTCCCAAAGCGGGTCGGGCGTCCGTTACTACCGCAGCCAATCTCTGGTTTCTCCGGACGGTCAGTATGCTGCCTACAGCCGGATTAAATTGCGCGTCCAACCGGAGTTGTATCGCAGCCACGTGAGCAGTGTGTTATTTGTAGAAAACCTGCAAAACGGACATCTGCGTGCCATTACGCCCACTTCTCCTTTTGCCGACCACCCGTTTGCCGTTGCTGCTTCTGAAGTGCCCCAAGGCGCGATGTCCATTTTGGTACCTGTTTCTTGGTCTTCAGGGGGCGATCGCGTTTTGGCTAGGGAGTTTGAAGGGATTTTCAACTCTTCAGTCGCTTCCGATTATGCTGTGATTTGGGACCGGCAACAAGACCGTACAGCCACCATCGCCCCCAATAACATTGAATACACCAATGCCATTTTGTTGGGATGGAGCCAAAACCATAACAATAGCGTTCTGTTTCGCGCCGGCATCATGGGCGAACCGCAATGGTCCCTATGGGCAGTTAATTTCGACGGCACCACGGTAGCCGCCAACCAAGACGAAGCTGTCTTATTTGGTCGCACGGCCGATAAAGTTTGGTCGGGACCGCAGCAAGCTTACTGGCAGTAGCAACCGTGCGGTTGAACCCCAAACAAATCTTATGCCAACCTACTTGTTGCCGGGTCAAGCCCCAACTCAAGTAGGTTTTTCTTTATGTTTTTTAGGGGAATCCATGCCAGGGGCTGACTTCCAGGGTTCCCCCCGGCTGAAACACCAGGCGAAACTCGGCCACTCGAGCGCGCCTCACGGCACCGTTTTCATCCCGGGCCAGTCTTTGCGCGGGCTCCAGCAAACCGGCGAGGGGGGTTCGGGAAACTTGCTGGCGAGCGGATTGGGTTTGGGCTTCGTAGTCGATCATGGCACCCGACTGGCTCATTTCCACCCGATATTCCAAAGGTTCGTCAAAGGTGGGGTCTTCCGGTAGGGCCTCGGTAACCTTCTCGATCAGGCGGTCCTGCAAGTCCAAAATGGTGGCTGCATCCTGAATTTCCGGCGGCGGGTCGGGTTCGGAAATATAACCGCGCCAGGGACTAACTTCTAAATTGCCGTTTTCGGTAAATACCACCCGGAACAGGGCGACGGATTCTGGGGCGGCTGCCTCTTCGGAGGTGGGCAGATACACCAAATCTGGCAGGGGCGTGCTCTCTGTTTGCTGTTCGGCAGGGGCGTTGAGATGTTTGTAGCCTAGAATAGCACCATCGCTGCCCACGCCAACTTGGTATTCTAAGTCTTCTACATATTCTCGATTGTCCCAAGCTTTTTCTAATTCGTTATAAAGCTGCCATTTCAAAGCTTCTAACTGGTTGGGGTCGGTGATTTCCGGCCGAATGGACAAAGCCGCCTGTAGTTCTTCTACGGAAGGGGGAGTTGGCGTGGCGGTTTCCGATGCTGGCGCTTCGGGAGTGGGTTCTACGGTGGGTTCGCCCTCGAGGGTGGGTTCGGGGTTGGTGGCGCTGTTTTGGGGAGAGGGCTGGGGAGTTGGTGTGGTGGCTGGCGAAGTTGAGGTTGGGTTTTGGTCTTGGGAATCGGGAAGTAGTTGTTGCGGGCGTTTGACTTCGGGATAGGGCATCCAGAAAAAGACCGCTCCCGCGATCGCGACGCCGGCGATGCCTACTGCTGCTGGCAAGACCTGTTGGTTGGGGTCGCTGCTGCGTTGGACGTACTGTTTGGGCAGCGGTTGCAGTTGTAGGGAAAGATGGGGCAGGGTCAATCGGTCCGCCAGCAATTGGTCGATCGCTTCTAGCAGGTCGAATAATTCTAATGTGGAAAGATAGATCTGTTGGACCTGGCGATCGCTGCTTTCCCCTTCCATGGAGGAACTTTCCGGATATACCAACAAACAGTGACGGTTGCCTTCCACCGGTTGCAACTGTACCGCTGGTATAGTACCGCCCAAACCAGCCAGCGATCGCGTTTGACTCAAAAACTCTTGGGCGTAGCGACTTACAGCCGCCACCAACCCCTGCAAAAATTCCATGCCACCGCCCACTTGTTGCTCCTGGGTGTGAAAATGGCACTGGGCGTCAATCAGAATTGACATCACATCCAGACTCGGTTGGGTGTAGCTTTGCGAGTCCGTTAGTCCTTCCAAAACCAAAGTACAGTTGGGCAGCTGGTACTGACGTTGAATCGTCATGCCGTTACACCTCTCCCTCAAACAAACTCATCCACAGCCTTTGCATGCCGTAGGTACCGGTACAAAATAAAAGCTGCCCCAACAATCCCATCGCCAGCTCGTTGAGGCGTTCGTCACTGCTGTAGGCGGCAACAGCACTGCGGCGGAGATTCATGCGGGAACGATAGTGAGAGCGAAAACGCTCCAAATACTGGGAAATACGTAGATGTTGCCGGTAGGGAATTTGTTTTTCCTGCAATTTTCGATCGTCCACCAACAACTGGCGAATGGTAAAGGTTAGCCGCCGACTGAGATGGCAAACAATCGCCACCAACGCTTTGCCTTCCTGCCAACGCAACGTACGCCGCTGGCTGTGGAGACGCCAGGGATTGGCACTGCGCAGCTGCCACAAGGTCACGCGGTTGGGAATAATATCTTCCAACCCCAGCTCTTTGGCTACCTGCAAAAACTCCTCCGAACCGCCCAAGTGCAATGCCTCAATGGCTAGCAAAAGCAAGTCCAATTGCGTCCGCGAGCGTGGCGGGCATTCGCGCTCGTCTAAAGGCGGGTCGGGGAGCATGGCCAGCATGGGAGAGCTAGTTGCTTCCTCCGATACCGGCGCACCGCTGGCCAGATTGACATTTTTGTTGGAATTTGCGGGTGCTCGTTCCACAGAATCGTTCGTCATTCCTATCCTAATTCCTAATCATCCTTTGTTTTTTGACACCATTTCCCTGGCAACTATACCCATTTAAGATACCCATTGTATCCGGGCAACCTATCAGCCATCCCCCTAGCATTCCCACTCCTTTAAAATTATAGAATGTAGGTGGGTGCGACAGAGCAGCTGGCAAGATTTGATTTTCCAATTCGGAAGTCAATTGGCCCGAGAGCCTTTCTGAAGAACCACTGCCGGTGACAAACCTCAACACCCCCGGCTGAAGCACGGGGGCTTCATGCCTCCAGCTTCAGGTAGCTGACCAGCCTAGGTCTTCACTAACTAACTACGTTTTTCAGGTCATGGAACCTACAAATGCTTTCGGTGTTTGTCGCTCTGCCGTTAACGGTTAAACCGCCCTACCAGGGGGAAGGCAGTGCCGTTAGCCCCACCAGCCCTAAAAACATTGGCGAGGAAAATATGATACCGTACAGGGTAGACGATTCCGGCTAAAACACCGAAAGAGCAGAAACTGTACCTCTTTTCGCCCTTTTCGGGCGTGGGGAAGGCAATTCAAGCCGCCGTTCGTGTTTCCTCCCGGTGCGAAAGCGACAGGGCTTGCAAACGTATCGAAGATTTTCCGCGATCCGGTTAGAATATGCCTTGAGCTATGGGCGACAGCCCCGCGCTCTATGCGTCAGCATGAGCAACGGGAAGGATAGCCTGTGACTCGTAGCGAAGCGGAAAGGCACAATGAATCGGGTCGGTTCTGGTTCTCCACGTAATTTTTCAGTTGGGCACCTGTAACTCCCCCACAACTAGCAATAAAGTAAGACTCGTGGTGTGCTTTTAGCTCAGAAACGGCTCTACCACTAGAAACAAAATCATTTTTCATCAATCACCGTACCAATTTTTGCTAAACTGACTTTAACAGCTAGAGAGACAGAGGATGATTCCTTCTTACCAATACCGCTTGAAACCGACCTATGACCAACGGTGTCGAATGACGCGCTGGTTGGATATGCTGAGGTATCAGTATAATTATCTTCTAACTGACAGGTTTGATTGGTGGGAAATGAATCATTGTTCTATCAACGCTTGTCCTTTGGTTAGCAGTATTGCTAAACCAAGAGAAAAACCAACTTATTACGGTCAAAAACGTTCTTTGGTTCAACTAAAAGAGGAAAGACCGTGGTATAAGGAAGTTCATACTCATGTCCTCCAAGATGTAGTTAAGCGGGTTAATTTAGCTTTTCAGCGATGGTTAAAGGGGGATGGCAATGGTAAGCGCAGCGGTAAACCCAGATTTAAGGGGAAGAATCGTTATCGCACTATGGCGTTCTCCTCTATGCCCTCCGACCCCGTTAACGGGAACAGAGTCAAGTTTCCCAAGCTAGGGGAAATCAAATTTATTCGACATCGCCCTCTCCCCGAAGGGGTTAAGGTAAAACGAGCGTTGATTACGAAAAAGGCAGATGGCTGGTATGTCACGCTAACATTAGAGGATAAATCAATCCCAGATTCTGCGACTTTGGACATCAAGACGACTCAAGATAATAATCTTGGTATTGATTCGGGCTGGGAGTGTTTTGTAGCTGGTTCGGACGGGTCTACCAAAGAACCGCGTAGGTTTTACCGTCAAGCTGAAGACAAATTAGCTAAGCTTCAAGTCAACAGAGACAAGAAAGCGGAAGGTTTTAAGCCTCGACGGAAGTTAAACCAACGTATTGCTAAACTTCATCAAAAGATTGCTAGACAACGGAAACAATGGCATTACGAATTAGCTGGAGAACTGTTGGATCGGGCAGATGTTTTATTTGTGGAAGATTTGCAAGGATCCAACATGACGGGTCGAGGCCAACCTAAACAAGATGAAAATGGAAATTATCTCCCCAACCGTTTATCAGCCAGATCGGGACTAAATAAGAGTTTTGCTGATGCGGGGATAGCGGAATTCCTCAATGAAATCCTTTTCTACCAAGCCGAAAAAGCTGGTAAACCAGTCATTAAGGTAAATCCAAAAGGAACGTCTCGGCATTGCTCTAACTGTCTCAACCGAGTCCCGAAAGAGTTATCTGACCGTTGGCATAATAGTTGTCCTCATTGCGGTATTGAACTCCAAAGGGATGTAAACTCAGGAATTTTAATTAAGAAAGTGGGGTGGGGCATCGCCTCACTAAAAAACGCGAATCCCTCTAAAGGGAGGAGAAGCCAGCAGCGTACCGCGTAGCGGTCGCTGTCTGGAGTATGTCACTATGTCACTAATCTTGGCCTGGGAACTGGCCAAATTCGCTAGTG
Above is a genomic segment from Geitlerinema sp. PCC 9228 containing:
- a CDS encoding M56 family metallopeptidase is translated as MHASAIAMVLAISLAVRYGYSWQATAENRKSQTYPQRHLRALVAFLLPPLLLFMTAVSIVWMGPVGGMVWGKAGWVSYILAWEFLIFAMGQLVCLAWQTWNLQQKVHTYPQQVWEGISFRLLETPIAYSALVGCWQRSLVVSRGMLALLDRERLHAVLTHEQGHEYYRDPFWFFWLGWMRRCCSWLPHTELLWQELLLLREIRADAWASQRVDPLTLAESLLQVVQHSLPDTETTENLGTAFSCAYPDNRLLERIDALLDPTESPPEVPCRCWLWVAVSFLPLAIAPFHY
- a CDS encoding BlaI/MecI/CopY family transcriptional regulator — encoded protein: MVPLPENRPKQLSLGTLETEIMQIIWDLDGATAKQIHDRILKDPDRELAYASVMTVLRRLTKKGWLVCDTSNRAFRWSPTVSRHQAQMLKAHQQLQEFLAVGNPDVVAAFADSLDQASLEQIQAIAQRLQAQRQARED
- the wecB gene encoding UDP-N-acetylglucosamine 2-epimerase (non-hydrolyzing), translated to MSIARFPNWLDFNFPMPFPICIVLGTRPEAIKLAPVIAAFQRSPQFCPHVILTGQHKEMVAQVMQLFQLHADYDLEIMQASQTLGDITCRSLTGLESLFAKIQPHLVLVQGDTTTAFAAALAAFYQKFPVAHVEAGLRTNNLFHPYPEEANRRLISQIAQLHFAPTALAVDNLRNSGVVGRIHQTGNTVIDALLAVAKGNPRCEVPGLDWQRYRVLLATIHRRESWGKTLRGIAQGLRQIVDAFADTALLLPLHRNPQVRDPLRAALQDHPRIFLTEPLDYQALVGAMQGCYLVLTDSGGLQEEAPSLGKPVLVLRETTERSEAIAAGTAKLVGTHSDGILAAAQSLLADEQAYAAMANATNPFGDGLAAQRIVRIVEAFC
- a CDS encoding DNA phosphorothioation-associated protein 4; translated protein: MAPSRIRIAQDKADLVKALTATDSKTGLFSTYADAVLFAAALGVKRGKREPLQSISKREPGPISQDYFVNRGYDAIVDLIAIGEIKEKEILANSNPDSQAQRIQIFEEYANGGLEILRDELKGAIDYAEQILLMMVGERFHTEESGQKSFDLSRFL
- a CDS encoding DUF4335 domain-containing protein: MTIQRQYQLPNCTLVLEGLTDSQSYTQPSLDVMSILIDAQCHFHTQEQQVGGGMEFLQGLVAAVSRYAQEFLSQTRSLAGLGGTIPAVQLQPVEGNRHCLLVYPESSSMEGESSDRQVQQIYLSTLELFDLLEAIDQLLADRLTLPHLSLQLQPLPKQYVQRSSDPNQQVLPAAVGIAGVAIAGAVFFWMPYPEVKRPQQLLPDSQDQNPTSTSPATTPTPQPSPQNSATNPEPTLEGEPTVEPTPEAPASETATPTPPSVEELQAALSIRPEITDPNQLEALKWQLYNELEKAWDNREYVEDLEYQVGVGSDGAILGYKHLNAPAEQQTESTPLPDLVYLPTSEEAAAPESVALFRVVFTENGNLEVSPWRGYISEPDPPPEIQDAATILDLQDRLIEKVTEALPEDPTFDEPLEYRVEMSQSGAMIDYEAQTQSARQQVSRTPLAGLLEPAQRLARDENGAVRRARVAEFRLVFQPGGTLEVSPWHGFP
- a CDS encoding DUF3038 domain-containing protein; amino-acid sequence: MLAMLPDPPLDERECPPRSRTQLDLLLLAIEALHLGGSEEFLQVAKELGLEDIIPNRVTLWQLRSANPWRLHSQRRTLRWQEGKALVAIVCHLSRRLTFTIRQLLVDDRKLQEKQIPYRQHLRISQYLERFRSHYRSRMNLRRSAVAAYSSDERLNELAMGLLGQLLFCTGTYGMQRLWMSLFEGEV
- a CDS encoding RNA-guided endonuclease TnpB family protein, which gives rise to MIPSYQYRLKPTYDQRCRMTRWLDMLRYQYNYLLTDRFDWWEMNHCSINACPLVSSIAKPREKPTYYGQKRSLVQLKEERPWYKEVHTHVLQDVVKRVNLAFQRWLKGDGNGKRSGKPRFKGKNRYRTMAFSSMPSDPVNGNRVKFPKLGEIKFIRHRPLPEGVKVKRALITKKADGWYVTLTLEDKSIPDSATLDIKTTQDNNLGIDSGWECFVAGSDGSTKEPRRFYRQAEDKLAKLQVNRDKKAEGFKPRRKLNQRIAKLHQKIARQRKQWHYELAGELLDRADVLFVEDLQGSNMTGRGQPKQDENGNYLPNRLSARSGLNKSFADAGIAEFLNEILFYQAEKAGKPVIKVNPKGTSRHCSNCLNRVPKELSDRWHNSCPHCGIELQRDVNSGILIKKVGWGIASLKNANPSKGRRSQQRTA